A window of Lacibacter sediminis contains these coding sequences:
- the rplL gene encoding 50S ribosomal protein L7/L12, with product MADIKVLAESLVSLTVKEVQELADVLKAEYGIEPAAAAVVVAAGGGEGAAAVEEKTSFNVILKSGGASKLNVVKIVKDLTGLGLKEAKDLVDGAPKPVKEGVSKAEADEIAAKLKDAGADVEIA from the coding sequence ATGGCAGACATTAAAGTATTAGCTGAATCATTAGTAAGCTTAACAGTTAAAGAAGTACAGGAATTAGCAGACGTTCTGAAAGCAGAATACGGTATTGAACCAGCTGCTGCTGCAGTTGTAGTTGCTGCAGGTGGTGGCGAAGGTGCTGCTGCTGTAGAAGAAAAAACTTCATTCAATGTAATCTTGAAGAGCGGTGGTGCTTCTAAATTGAACGTTGTTAAGATCGTTAAAGACTTAACTGGTCTTGGTCTTAAAGAAGCAAAAGACCTCGTTGATGGCGCCCCTAAGCCAGTTAAAGAGGGTGTATCTAAAGCAGAAGCTGATGAAATTGCAGCTAAACTGAAAGATGCAGGTGCTGATGTTGAGATTGCTTAA
- the rplA gene encoding 50S ribosomal protein L1, translated as MSLTKKRKVAEAKVDNNKIYSLKEASTLVKEINCTKFDSSVDVHVRLGVDPKKADQAIRGTVTLPHGTGKTKRVLVLCTPDKEADAKAAGADFVGLDEFIAKIEGGWTDVDVIVATPAVMPKIGKLGKVLGPRNLMPNPKTGTVTNDVAAAVNEVKGGKIAFKVDKAGIVHASVGRISFAPEKIAENITEFLNAIVKAKPSTAKGTYLKSIYMASTMSPGVSVDTKSFMN; from the coding sequence ATGTCTTTGACTAAGAAAAGAAAAGTAGCAGAAGCCAAGGTGGATAATAACAAAATTTATTCCCTGAAAGAAGCTTCTACACTCGTAAAAGAAATTAACTGTACCAAGTTCGATAGCTCTGTTGATGTTCACGTTCGCTTAGGTGTTGATCCTAAGAAAGCTGACCAGGCTATTCGTGGTACTGTAACCTTACCACACGGTACAGGTAAAACAAAAAGAGTTCTCGTTCTCTGTACTCCTGATAAAGAAGCCGATGCAAAAGCTGCGGGTGCTGATTTTGTTGGTTTAGATGAATTTATTGCTAAGATCGAAGGTGGCTGGACTGATGTTGACGTTATCGTTGCAACTCCTGCTGTAATGCCTAAGATCGGTAAGTTAGGTAAAGTGTTAGGTCCACGTAACCTGATGCCAAACCCTAAAACAGGAACAGTAACAAATGACGTTGCTGCTGCAGTAAATGAAGTAAAAGGTGGTAAGATCGCATTCAAGGTTGATAAAGCAGGTATCGTTCATGCTTCTGTTGGACGTATCAGTTTTGCTCCTGAGAAAATTGCAGAAAATATCACTGAGTTCTTAAATGCAATTGTAAAGGCAAAACCTTCTACTGCAAAAGGAACTTACCTGAAGAGCATTTACATGGCAAGCACCATGAGTCCTGGTGTTTCTGTTGACACTAAATCATTCATGAACTAA
- the rplJ gene encoding 50S ribosomal protein L10, whose translation MTKEQKNEVIEVLKGKFSQYNNFYITNTESLSVEQVGKLRRACFDKNVEMKVAKNTLIKKALESIDAERYTGVFDALNNVTALLFSENPKEPALIISSFRKANNGEKPELKAAFINGDIYSGDNQLKALTQIKTKNELIGEVIGLLQSPAKRVIAALLHNAETKGQTAAEAAPAE comes from the coding sequence ATGACAAAAGAACAAAAGAATGAAGTGATTGAAGTGCTGAAAGGCAAGTTCAGTCAATACAATAACTTCTACATTACAAATACTGAGTCTTTGAGTGTAGAGCAGGTTGGTAAATTGCGCCGTGCATGTTTCGACAAGAATGTTGAAATGAAGGTTGCAAAAAACACCCTTATTAAAAAAGCATTGGAATCAATTGATGCAGAACGTTACACAGGTGTATTTGATGCACTGAATAATGTAACAGCTCTGTTGTTCTCTGAAAATCCAAAAGAACCGGCTTTGATCATCAGCTCATTCCGCAAAGCAAACAATGGTGAAAAACCAGAGTTGAAAGCTGCTTTCATTAATGGCGATATTTACAGTGGCGATAATCAATTGAAAGCGTTGACGCAGATCAAGACAAAGAACGAGCTTATCGGCGAAGTTATTGGCTTGCTGCAGTCGCCTGCAAAGCGTGTTATTGCTGCCTTGCTGCATAACGCTGAAACAAAAGGACAAACAGCTGCTGAAGCTGCTCCTGCAGAGTAA
- the rpoB gene encoding DNA-directed RNA polymerase subunit beta, with protein sequence MSSSRVAANKRINFGKVKHLAEIPDLLGIQIQSFKEYFQLETTPDKRNIEGLFRVFKENFPITDTRNIFVLEFLDYFIDPPRYSIDECMERGLTYAVPLKAKLRLSCNDEEHVDFQTIVQDVFLGNIPYMTPRGTFVINGAERVVVSQLHRSPGVFFGQSIHPNGTKIYSARVIPFKGAWMEFATDINNVMYAYIDRKKKFPVTTLLRSIGFETDKDILELFGMADEVKADKKALEKYEGKRLAARVLRSWVEDFVDEDTGEVVSIERNEVVLERDSILDAEAIEMISEMEVKSVFVQKEEVSGDFAIIYNTLNKDTSNSELEAVQHIYRQLRGADAPDNETARGIIDKLFFSDKRYDLGEVGRYKINRKLGLNFPIEKKVLTKDDIISIIKYLVKLTNAKAEIDDIDHLSNRRVRTVGEQLYAQFGVGLARMARTIRERMNVRDNEVFTPVDLINARTLSSVINSFFGTSQLSQFLDQTNPLSEITHKRRISALGPGGLSRERAGFEVRDVHYSHYGRLCTIETPEGPNIGLISTLCVHATVNDMGFIETPYRKVENGKADVKHLTYLSAEEEDTAKIAQVNIAIDDKGNITEDKVRSRESGDFPILERAEVEYMDVAPNQIVGLSASLIPFLEHDDANRALMGSNMQRQAVPLVRPQAPIVGTGLEAMAARDSRIQLNAEGKGVVEYVDANEIHVRYDRNEEQRLVSFEEDLKIYKLTKFIKTNQSTCINLKPAVKKGQAVKEGDFLTEGYAVKDGELALGRNLKVAFMPWKGYNFEDAIVINEKVVKEDLFTSVHVEEYELEVRDTKLGEEELTPDIPNVSEEATKDLDQNGIIRIGAAIKEGDILIGKITPKGESDPTPEEKLLRAIFGDKAGDAKDASLKAPSGTEGVVIDKKLFQRAKKDKNGKIREKALLEKVEKIHEKNTTDLLDVLLSKLLSLLQTKTSAGVNNNFGESLIGKGAKFNQKNLATIDYANVNPLGWTGDATTDEWINQLLHNYNIKYNEELGRYKREKFNISIGDELPAGVLKLAKVYLAVKRKLKVGDKMAGRHGNKGIVAKIVRQEDMPFLEDGTPVDIVLNPLGVPSRMNLGQIYETVLGWAGEKLGVKFATPIFDGATVEEIAGHIADAGLPLFGHTFLYDGETGERFHQKATVGIIYMIKLHHMVDDKMHARSIGPYSLITQQPLGGKAQFGGQRFGEMEVWALEAYGASNILQELLTLKSDDIMGRAKTYEAIVKGDNIPRPGIPESFNVLVHELRGLGLDLKFEE encoded by the coding sequence ATGTCTTCATCAAGAGTTGCAGCAAACAAGAGAATTAATTTCGGAAAAGTAAAACACCTTGCAGAGATTCCAGACCTGTTAGGTATCCAGATTCAATCTTTTAAAGAGTATTTTCAGTTAGAAACTACTCCTGACAAACGTAACATTGAAGGGTTATTCCGTGTATTCAAGGAAAACTTTCCTATCACTGATACACGTAACATTTTCGTTCTGGAGTTTCTCGATTACTTTATTGATCCACCCCGTTACTCTATCGACGAGTGTATGGAGCGTGGATTAACATATGCGGTTCCACTCAAAGCCAAACTCCGTTTGAGCTGTAATGATGAGGAACACGTAGATTTCCAAACCATCGTTCAGGATGTGTTCTTAGGAAACATTCCTTACATGACTCCCCGTGGTACATTCGTGATCAATGGTGCTGAGCGTGTAGTGGTATCTCAATTACACCGTTCACCCGGTGTATTCTTCGGTCAATCAATTCACCCCAACGGAACTAAGATTTACTCTGCAAGGGTAATTCCTTTCAAAGGTGCGTGGATGGAGTTTGCAACAGACATCAACAATGTGATGTATGCTTACATCGATCGTAAGAAAAAATTCCCTGTAACAACACTCTTACGTTCTATCGGCTTCGAAACAGATAAGGATATCCTTGAACTGTTTGGTATGGCTGATGAAGTAAAAGCAGATAAGAAAGCTTTGGAGAAATACGAAGGCAAGCGTTTAGCTGCTCGAGTACTCCGTAGCTGGGTTGAAGATTTCGTAGATGAGGATACAGGTGAAGTAGTGAGCATCGAGCGTAACGAAGTGGTATTGGAACGTGATTCAATTCTTGATGCTGAAGCGATCGAAATGATCAGCGAAATGGAAGTGAAGAGCGTATTCGTACAGAAAGAAGAAGTGAGTGGTGACTTCGCTATCATCTACAACACATTAAATAAAGATACTTCTAACAGTGAGTTGGAAGCTGTACAGCATATCTATCGCCAATTGCGTGGTGCTGATGCGCCTGATAACGAAACTGCACGTGGTATTATTGATAAATTATTCTTTAGTGATAAGCGTTATGATCTCGGTGAAGTTGGTCGTTACAAGATCAACCGTAAACTTGGATTGAACTTCCCTATTGAGAAAAAGGTATTAACCAAAGATGATATCATCTCTATCATTAAATACCTGGTGAAGTTAACCAACGCTAAAGCTGAGATCGATGATATTGATCACCTCAGTAACCGTCGTGTGCGTACAGTGGGTGAGCAATTATATGCTCAGTTCGGTGTAGGTCTTGCACGTATGGCCCGTACCATTCGTGAAAGAATGAATGTACGTGACAACGAGGTATTTACTCCGGTTGATTTGATCAATGCAAGAACACTTTCTTCTGTGATCAACTCATTCTTTGGTACATCACAGTTATCACAGTTCTTAGATCAAACAAACCCTCTGAGTGAGATCACGCACAAGCGTCGTATCTCCGCACTCGGACCCGGTGGTTTGAGTCGTGAAAGAGCTGGTTTCGAGGTGCGTGACGTTCACTACTCACACTATGGTCGTCTTTGTACAATTGAAACGCCTGAAGGTCCAAACATTGGTTTGATCTCTACACTTTGTGTACACGCTACTGTAAATGATATGGGCTTTATTGAAACGCCTTATCGTAAAGTAGAAAATGGTAAAGCTGATGTAAAACATCTTACTTACCTGAGTGCAGAAGAAGAAGATACAGCGAAGATCGCACAGGTGAATATCGCTATTGACGATAAAGGAAACATTACTGAAGATAAAGTTCGCTCACGTGAAAGTGGTGACTTCCCGATTCTTGAAAGAGCAGAGGTGGAATACATGGACGTTGCGCCAAACCAGATCGTTGGTTTGAGTGCGTCATTGATTCCGTTCCTTGAGCATGATGATGCCAACCGTGCATTGATGGGATCGAACATGCAACGTCAGGCGGTTCCGCTTGTACGTCCGCAGGCTCCAATCGTTGGTACTGGTTTGGAAGCAATGGCAGCTCGTGACAGCCGTATTCAGTTGAATGCTGAAGGAAAGGGTGTTGTTGAGTATGTTGATGCAAATGAAATTCATGTTCGTTACGATAGAAATGAAGAACAACGTTTGGTAAGCTTTGAAGAAGATCTGAAGATCTACAAACTCACCAAGTTCATCAAAACAAACCAAAGTACCTGTATTAACCTGAAGCCTGCTGTTAAGAAAGGCCAGGCAGTAAAAGAAGGTGACTTCTTAACTGAAGGTTATGCAGTGAAAGATGGTGAATTAGCATTGGGTCGTAACCTGAAAGTGGCGTTCATGCCTTGGAAAGGTTACAACTTCGAGGATGCCATCGTAATCAACGAGAAAGTTGTGAAAGAAGATCTCTTCACATCTGTACACGTTGAAGAATACGAATTGGAAGTGCGTGATACGAAATTGGGTGAAGAAGAATTAACGCCGGATATTCCAAACGTAAGTGAGGAAGCAACAAAAGACCTGGATCAAAACGGTATCATCCGTATTGGTGCAGCAATTAAAGAAGGCGATATCCTCATTGGTAAAATCACTCCTAAAGGCGAAAGCGATCCAACTCCTGAAGAGAAGTTGTTACGTGCCATCTTTGGTGATAAAGCCGGTGATGCAAAAGATGCTTCATTGAAAGCTCCAAGTGGAACTGAAGGTGTGGTAATTGATAAGAAACTTTTCCAACGTGCCAAGAAAGATAAGAATGGTAAGATCCGTGAAAAAGCATTGTTAGAAAAAGTTGAGAAGATCCACGAGAAGAATACAACTGACTTGTTAGATGTATTGCTGAGCAAATTGTTATCTCTGTTGCAAACAAAAACTTCAGCAGGTGTTAATAACAACTTTGGTGAATCATTAATTGGTAAAGGTGCTAAGTTCAATCAGAAGAACCTTGCAACAATTGACTACGCAAACGTTAACCCGTTAGGCTGGACAGGTGATGCAACAACTGATGAGTGGATCAACCAACTGTTACACAACTACAACATCAAGTATAACGAAGAACTCGGCCGTTACAAGCGTGAGAAATTCAACATCTCTATTGGTGATGAATTACCAGCTGGTGTATTGAAGCTTGCTAAAGTTTACTTAGCTGTTAAGCGTAAACTAAAAGTGGGTGATAAGATGGCGGGTCGTCACGGTAACAAAGGTATCGTTGCCAAAATCGTTCGCCAGGAAGATATGCCGTTCCTCGAAGACGGAACTCCTGTTGATATTGTATTGAACCCATTGGGTGTACCTAGTCGTATGAACCTCGGACAGATCTATGAAACTGTTCTTGGCTGGGCTGGTGAAAAACTCGGTGTGAAGTTCGCAACACCAATCTTTGATGGTGCTACAGTAGAAGAAATTGCAGGACATATTGCTGATGCAGGTTTACCATTGTTTGGTCATACATTCCTTTATGATGGTGAAACAGGTGAGCGCTTCCACCAGAAGGCTACAGTTGGTATCATTTACATGATCAAACTGCACCACATGGTTGATGATAAGATGCACGCCCGTTCAATCGGACCATACAGTTTAATTACTCAACAACCGTTGGGTGGTAAGGCACAGTTCGGTGGTCAGCGTTTCGGTGAAATGGAGGTGTGGGCATTGGAAGCATACGGTGCTTCTAACATCCTGCAGGAATTACTTACACTCAAATCTGATGACATCATGGGTCGTGCAAAAACCTATGAAGCCATTGTAAAAGGTGATAACATTCCTCGCCCGGGTATTCCTGAATCATTCAATGTATTGGTTCATGAATTAAGAGGCTTGGGCTTAGACCTTAAGTTTGAAGAATAA
- a CDS encoding T9SS type B sorting domain-containing protein, which yields MKKHLSFIVSKYLAVVILLIASAGNTQAQCTTLGQTPATAFPVCGTSVFSQANVPSCQNRQIIVPGCGSENTYYDVNPFWYRFTCFTSGTLGFLIDPISANDDYDWQIWDITGIDPSTVYNNTSAAIAANWSGLKGQTGTNAGAAKLFECGSFNNNNPPKFSKLPNLVAGHTYILMISNFSNSQQGYKLSFGGGTAVITDPKAPLMQEVRTNCGGDELRLKLNKKMKCASIAANGSDVLTFPGNITATNMRPIGCNSSFETDSVVITLSQPLPPGSYSLQLKNGTDGNTILDLCDRAIPTTDAVNFTVLPLQPTPFDSIVPLACSPNSVRFVFKKLIRCNSIEPSGSDFAINGTYPVAITGARGNCNTNGLTSDIIVTFSQPLQQVGTFTINLKQGLDGNTILDECNQQTPPSQLVFTVKDTVNADFTFNISYGCNADTVNYIHPGGNGINSWLWNFGSNGTGTDQSEEVIYNSFGSKSTTLIVSNGFCSDTTTQMIRLNNFLKADFIVNPFLCPDSLLFVQPTPTTERPLTFLWEFGDGATSTDSIPAPHLYSSSTSETKYTVAYTVTNDLGCADRIEKTVTQLSTCRIDVPSAFTPNGDGLNDFFGPLNALVAENFLFRVYNRWGGLVYESKDWTKPWDGTIKGAQQPAANYVWTLSYRDLVTGRDVNRKGSFILIR from the coding sequence TTGAAAAAACACTTATCATTTATCGTTAGTAAATATCTCGCTGTTGTTATTCTATTAATAGCAAGTGCAGGCAATACACAGGCACAGTGTACCACGCTTGGCCAAACGCCTGCAACTGCATTTCCTGTTTGCGGTACCAGCGTTTTTTCACAAGCCAATGTACCCAGTTGCCAAAACAGGCAAATAATTGTTCCCGGGTGTGGTTCAGAAAATACTTATTATGATGTAAACCCATTTTGGTACAGGTTTACTTGTTTTACATCAGGAACACTTGGATTTTTAATTGATCCAATAAGTGCTAATGATGATTACGACTGGCAGATATGGGATATAACAGGAATTGATCCTTCAACTGTTTATAATAACACATCAGCAGCAATTGCAGCAAACTGGTCAGGACTAAAAGGACAAACAGGAACCAATGCAGGAGCAGCGAAGTTGTTTGAGTGCGGATCATTCAACAATAATAATCCTCCCAAATTCAGCAAACTACCAAACCTTGTTGCAGGTCATACTTACATTCTGATGATCAGCAATTTTTCTAACTCACAACAGGGATATAAATTATCATTTGGCGGAGGTACCGCAGTTATTACTGATCCTAAAGCTCCATTGATGCAGGAAGTAAGAACGAATTGTGGTGGCGATGAATTGAGATTAAAATTGAATAAGAAAATGAAATGCGCAAGCATTGCCGCAAATGGAAGTGACGTTCTTACGTTTCCCGGAAATATTACAGCAACCAACATGCGACCGATTGGCTGTAACAGCAGTTTTGAAACAGATTCTGTTGTGATCACGTTGTCACAACCTTTACCTCCCGGCAGTTATTCATTGCAACTTAAGAATGGCACTGATGGAAATACAATTCTTGATTTGTGCGACCGTGCTATTCCAACTACAGATGCAGTAAACTTTACTGTGCTTCCATTACAGCCAACGCCATTCGATAGCATTGTACCATTGGCCTGTTCGCCAAACAGCGTTCGTTTTGTATTTAAGAAATTGATCCGTTGTAATTCAATTGAACCTTCGGGATCTGATTTCGCAATTAATGGAACTTATCCTGTTGCAATAACGGGTGCACGTGGTAACTGCAATACGAATGGTTTAACATCAGACATCATTGTTACTTTTTCACAACCATTGCAACAGGTAGGTACGTTTACCATCAACTTAAAACAAGGTCTTGATGGTAATACAATTCTTGATGAATGTAATCAGCAAACACCTCCTTCACAATTAGTATTTACAGTGAAGGATACGGTGAATGCAGATTTCACATTCAATATCAGTTATGGTTGTAATGCAGATACTGTTAATTACATACATCCTGGTGGAAACGGTATCAATAGTTGGTTATGGAATTTCGGAAGTAATGGGACAGGTACAGATCAATCGGAAGAAGTGATCTATAATTCATTTGGAAGCAAATCCACAACACTGATTGTGTCAAATGGTTTTTGTTCTGATACTACAACACAAATGATAAGACTAAATAATTTCCTGAAAGCTGATTTTATTGTCAATCCTTTTCTTTGTCCGGATAGTTTATTATTTGTTCAACCGACACCAACAACAGAAAGGCCATTAACTTTCTTGTGGGAGTTTGGTGATGGAGCAACAAGCACCGATTCAATTCCTGCTCCACATTTATATTCGTCATCAACAAGCGAAACAAAGTACACGGTTGCATATACTGTAACAAATGATCTTGGATGTGCCGACAGGATCGAAAAAACTGTAACACAATTAAGCACCTGCCGTATTGATGTACCCTCTGCATTTACACCTAATGGCGATGGACTGAATGATTTCTTTGGACCGTTGAATGCATTAGTAGCAGAAAATTTTCTTTTTAGAGTTTACAACCGTTGGGGTGGGCTGGTTTATGAATCAAAAGACTGGACCAAACCCTGGGACGGAACAATAAAGGGTGCTCAACAACCGGCTGCAAATTATGTGTGGACACTTAGTTATCGTGACCTCGTTACCGGTAGAGATGTGAACAGGAAAGGGAGTTTTATATTGATTAGGTAG